Proteins found in one Sardina pilchardus chromosome 3, fSarPil1.1, whole genome shotgun sequence genomic segment:
- the angptl8 gene encoding forkhead-associated domain-containing protein 1: MRSLCRLFVVAVAAGVWAFAGIGVRAAPTTPTPTGQPASEEEVNVLMFGVLQLSESLRHTYRTTEARLDRLARAVRSTESLMQRVDRQTLEAKQAEVQIREGIHHLQAQTADLRSSTQQAKGKVEQVQQQELELKMKLSGLESTLSSASPDNVKSLKDTVQKHSMLLKDLLDWTKTQREKIELQNQQLTQLQKQKGS; encoded by the exons ATGCGGTCGCTGTGCAGGCTATTCGTGGTGGCGGTCGCCGCCGGCGTGTGGGCGTTTGCCGGCATAGGGGTACGTGCGGCCCCGACGACGCCGACGCCGACAGGGCAGCCGGCCTCCGAGGAGGAGGTGAACGTGCTGATGTTCGGCGTGCTGCAGCTATCCGAGTCGCTGCGCCACACCTACCGCACCACCGAGGCCCGGCTGGACCGGCTGGCCAGAGCCGTGCGCAGCACCGAGAGCCTGATGCAGCGCGTCGACCGCCAGACGCTGGAGGCCAAGCAGGCCGAGGTCCAGATCAGAGAGGGCATCCACCACCTCCAG GCGCAGACTGCGGATCTCAGGAGCTCCACGCAGCAGGCTAAAGGGAAGGTGGAGCAGgtgcagcagcaggagctggagctcaAGATGAAGCTGAGCGGACTGGAGTCCACCCTCAGCAGCGCCAGCCCCGACAACGTCAAATCACTCAAg GACACTGTTCAGAAGCACTCAATGCTGCTGAAGGATTTACTGGACTGGAccaagacacagagggagaaaataGAACTACAGAACCAACAGttgacccagttacagaaacaG AAAGGGTCGTAA